A stretch of the Vigna radiata var. radiata cultivar VC1973A chromosome 7, Vradiata_ver6, whole genome shotgun sequence genome encodes the following:
- the LOC106769092 gene encoding homeobox-leucine zipper protein ATHB-6, with protein MKRLGSSDSLGALMTICPPTDEHSPRNNNHVYGREFQSMLEGLDDEGCVEEPGHHAEKKRRLSVDQVKALEKNFEVENKLEPDRKVKLAQELGLQPRQVAVWFQNRRARWKTKQLERDYGVLKANYDSLKLNYDTLQQDNEALLKEIKELKSRLPLQEESNTESDVSVKEEMITLQDSNPLCQTAIPGSECFNKSDEVLGAFKDGSSDSDSSAILNEENANNNHNSPNNATISSSGVMQSQSFLSSSSPMNCFQFQKQFPTQYVKMEEHNFLSADEACNFFSDEQAPTLQWYCSEEWS; from the exons ATGAAGAGACTTGGCAGCTCCGATTCTCTGGGTGCTCTCATGACCATTTGTCCACCAACAG ACGAACACAGTCCGAGGAACAACAACCACGTGTATGGCAGGGAGTTCCAGTCTATGTTGGAAGGACTAGACGATGAAGGGTGTGTGGAGGAACCAGGACACCACGCTGAGAAGAAACGAAGACTGAGCGTGGATCAGGTGAAAGCTTTGGAGAAGAACTTCGAAGTAGAGAACAAACTGGAACCTGACAGAAAGGTGAAGCTGGCACAAGAACTTGGCTTGCAACCAAGACAGGTTGCGGTTTGGTTCCAAAACCGTCGAGCCAGATGGAAAACGAAGCAATTGGAAAGAGACTATGGAGTCCTCAAAGCCAATTATGATTCCCTCAAACTTAACTACGACACCCTCCAACAAGACAACGAAGCCTTACTCAAAGAG ATAAAGGAATTGAAATCAAGGTTGCCGCTGCAAGAAGAGAGCAACACTGAAAGCGATGTTTCGGTGAAGGAAGAGATGATAACACTGCAAGATAGTAACCCACTTTGTCAAACCGCCATTCCTGGATCCGAATGCTTCAACAAGAGTGATGAAGTTTTAGGGGCTTTCAAAGACGGCTCTTCCGACAGCGACTCCAGCGCGATCTTGAACGAAGAGAATGccaacaacaaccacaacaGTCCCAACAACGCCACGATTTCATCTTCTGGGGTTATGCAAAGTCAGAGCTTTTTGTCATCGTCTTCTCCGATGAACTGTTTCCAGTTCCAGAAACAGTTTCCGACGCAGTACGTGAAGATGGAGGAGCATAATTTTCTGAGCGCGGACGAGGCGTGCAATTTCTTCTCGGATGAACAAGCGCCCACGCTGCAGTGGTACTGTTCAGAGGAGTGGAGTTAA